A part of Thermodesulfobacteriota bacterium genomic DNA contains:
- a CDS encoding helix-turn-helix domain-containing protein, whose protein sequence is MNKTSQEEVLTTKETSKYLKIAPRTLYRHIREHNIPAFKLGREWRFIKSELDKWLMKKVQEISQESR, encoded by the coding sequence ATGAATAAAACTTCTCAAGAAGAAGTCTTAACAACCAAAGAGACTAGCAAATATCTAAAAATAGCTCCTCGGACCTTATATCGTCACATCAGAGAACACAATATACCTGCTTTCAAATTAGGTAGAGAATGGCGCTTTATAAAATCAGAACTCGACAAATGGTTAATGAAAAAGGTCCAAGAAATATCGCAAGAAAGTAGATAA